A single window of Nocardioides kongjuensis DNA harbors:
- a CDS encoding dipeptidase — protein MADVVSAAAAALHRRAVVADTHNDLLCAVVARPVERWAEFFRERWLPQLREGGVRLQVLPVFIDDPYRPEGALRHTLRMIEAAHRIAEANKDAVALCRDGVEIDAALGEGRIALVLALESAPGIGDDTELLETLHRLGVRVASIAHFGRTLLADGSSEDATGSRLTRAGVAALAEMERLGMMFDLSHLGVGGVDHVLELATRPLIATHSSARALLDHHRNLGDTHLRAIAATGGVVCVNFFAPYLHATDHTIGRLVDHLEHVVSVVGVEHVGLGPDFVKEVLADTQPPCCEPVPGDDIPPDAYIPGLEGPAGLPLVTDELLRRGWAEDDVLAVLGANVHRLFRAELGRPA, from the coding sequence GTGGCTGACGTGGTGAGTGCGGCCGCGGCCGCACTGCACCGCCGCGCCGTCGTCGCCGACACCCACAACGACCTGCTCTGCGCCGTCGTCGCCCGTCCGGTCGAGCGGTGGGCGGAGTTCTTCCGCGAGCGCTGGCTGCCCCAGCTGCGGGAGGGTGGGGTCCGGCTCCAGGTGCTGCCCGTCTTCATCGACGACCCGTACCGGCCCGAGGGCGCCCTGCGGCACACGCTGCGGATGATCGAGGCGGCCCACCGGATCGCGGAGGCGAACAAGGACGCCGTCGCGCTGTGCCGCGACGGTGTCGAGATCGACGCTGCACTCGGCGAGGGCAGGATCGCTCTGGTCCTGGCCCTGGAGAGCGCGCCCGGCATCGGCGACGACACCGAGCTGCTCGAGACGCTGCACCGCCTCGGAGTGCGGGTCGCGTCGATCGCGCACTTCGGGCGCACCCTGCTGGCCGACGGCAGCAGCGAGGACGCGACCGGCAGCCGGCTCACCCGAGCGGGCGTGGCGGCGCTGGCGGAGATGGAGCGGCTCGGGATGATGTTCGACCTGAGCCACCTCGGGGTCGGCGGGGTCGACCACGTCCTGGAGCTCGCGACGCGACCGCTCATCGCGACGCACTCCTCGGCCCGGGCGCTGCTCGACCACCACCGCAACCTCGGCGACACCCACCTGAGGGCGATCGCCGCGACGGGTGGGGTGGTGTGCGTCAACTTCTTCGCGCCCTACCTGCACGCCACCGACCACACCATCGGCCGGTTGGTGGACCACCTCGAGCACGTGGTGAGCGTCGTCGGCGTCGAGCACGTCGGGCTCGGCCCGGACTTCGTCAAGGAGGTCCTCGCCGACACCCAGCCGCCGTGCTGCGAGCCCGTGCCGGGCGACGACATCCCGCCGGACGCCTACATCCCCGGCCTGGAGGGGCCTGCCGGGCTGCCGCTGGTCACCGACGAGCTGCTGCGTCGGGGCTGGGCCGAGGACGACGTCCTCGCCGTGCTGGGCGCGAACGTGCACCGGCTCTTCCGGGCCGAGCTCGGCCGCCCGGCCTGA
- a CDS encoding DEAD/DEAH box helicase family protein, protein MSPGDDANRLAAEARARVLIDRQLTDAGWSVQDSRSLNLFAAQGVARREATMATGHGRADYLLYVDQQVVGVIEAKPEGTPLSGVEWQSAMYADGLPPDVRLAALAKDGRLPFVFEASGTETHFTNGFDPGPRARRIFNFPKAATLAKTLRRKDEEHPTWRGKVTALPPLDTTPLRPAQIEAINGVEQSLREQRYDRSLVQMATGAGKTYTAVTLSYRLLKFGGFDRILFLVDRNNLAKQTMAEFENYRTPDDGRRFTELYNVNRLNRGPMPESTALAISTIQRVFKALRNEEVGESDDPALDGWVPDTPVTVAYNSDIPPETFDLIVVDEAHRSIYGQWRGVLEYFDAHVVGLTATPGKQTFGFFKQNLVSEYTYPQSVADNVNVDFDIYRIKTQISDQGSTIEAGTVVPKVDRRTRAQRYVALDEDLEYTSGQLDRAVTATDQIRTVFETFRDKLFTEIFPGRSTVPKTLIFAKDDAHAEEIVIQVREVFGKGNDFAAKITYTARNADQQLAAFRTSPALRIAVTVDMIATGTDVKPLECVFFVRDVRSPQYFEQMKGRGARTIPAADFQAVTPDAKQKTRFVLIDAIGVTEHDFVEPPLNREKSVSLQKLLQKAANLTITEDETATLASRLAALEHQLTPEERTELDSVAGGSVRNVVRHLVDAVDPDRQAEAIEGAEDPDSARQQLIIDAVKPLASNPDLRARILELRRVHDRVVDEVSADVLLDAYGVVDTSKATSVVESWREYLNKHRAEITAIQLLTEAKERRISFSDIKELADRIARPPYNWTPDIIWNAYVALDPQFATKSDHRTLTDLVSLVRFTVGVDDKLVPYVERVQERYAAWLAQQEQAGVTFTDSERWWLDNMVKVIANSAGIRTEDLDDAPFIERGGTDGALRDLGDRAAELIDELNSELTA, encoded by the coding sequence ATGAGCCCGGGGGATGACGCCAACCGACTTGCCGCGGAGGCGCGCGCCCGCGTACTGATCGACCGCCAGCTCACCGACGCCGGCTGGTCTGTGCAGGACAGCCGGTCACTGAACCTCTTCGCCGCCCAGGGCGTCGCGCGCCGCGAAGCCACGATGGCGACCGGGCACGGTCGAGCCGACTACCTGCTCTACGTCGACCAGCAGGTCGTCGGCGTGATCGAGGCGAAGCCCGAGGGCACCCCCCTGTCTGGGGTCGAGTGGCAGTCCGCGATGTACGCCGACGGCCTCCCTCCCGACGTGAGACTGGCAGCGCTGGCCAAGGACGGACGGCTCCCGTTCGTGTTCGAAGCCAGTGGCACCGAGACCCACTTCACCAATGGGTTCGACCCGGGGCCGCGTGCCCGCCGGATCTTCAACTTCCCCAAGGCGGCCACCCTCGCCAAGACCCTGCGCCGCAAGGACGAGGAGCACCCCACCTGGCGGGGCAAGGTCACCGCGTTGCCACCGCTGGACACCACTCCCCTACGGCCGGCGCAGATCGAAGCGATCAACGGCGTCGAGCAGAGCCTGCGCGAGCAGCGCTACGACCGGAGCCTGGTGCAGATGGCGACCGGCGCCGGCAAGACCTACACCGCAGTCACCCTGTCCTACCGGCTGCTGAAGTTCGGCGGGTTCGACCGGATCCTCTTCCTCGTCGACCGCAACAACTTGGCCAAGCAGACGATGGCGGAGTTCGAGAACTACCGCACTCCAGACGACGGCCGCCGCTTCACCGAGCTCTACAACGTGAATCGGCTCAACCGCGGCCCGATGCCGGAGTCGACCGCCCTCGCGATCTCCACCATCCAGCGCGTCTTCAAGGCACTGCGCAACGAGGAGGTCGGCGAGAGCGACGACCCCGCGCTGGACGGCTGGGTGCCCGACACCCCGGTGACCGTCGCCTACAACTCCGACATCCCACCGGAGACGTTCGACCTGATCGTCGTCGACGAGGCCCATCGTTCGATCTACGGCCAGTGGCGCGGTGTCCTCGAGTACTTCGACGCCCACGTCGTCGGCCTCACCGCGACCCCCGGCAAACAGACTTTCGGGTTCTTCAAGCAGAACCTCGTCTCCGAGTACACCTATCCCCAGTCGGTGGCCGACAACGTCAACGTCGACTTCGACATCTACCGGATCAAGACCCAGATCAGCGACCAGGGCTCGACGATCGAGGCCGGCACAGTCGTCCCGAAGGTCGACCGGCGCACCCGCGCCCAGCGCTATGTGGCTCTGGACGAGGACCTCGAGTACACCAGCGGCCAGCTCGACCGCGCGGTGACCGCGACCGACCAGATCCGCACCGTGTTCGAGACCTTCCGCGACAAGCTCTTCACCGAGATCTTCCCTGGACGATCGACCGTGCCGAAGACCCTCATCTTCGCCAAGGACGACGCCCACGCCGAGGAGATCGTCATCCAGGTGCGCGAAGTCTTCGGCAAGGGCAACGACTTCGCCGCCAAGATCACGTACACCGCCCGCAACGCCGACCAGCAGCTCGCCGCGTTCCGCACCAGCCCGGCTCTCCGGATCGCGGTCACCGTCGACATGATCGCCACCGGAACTGACGTGAAGCCGCTGGAGTGCGTGTTCTTCGTGCGCGACGTGCGCTCGCCGCAGTACTTCGAGCAGATGAAGGGTCGCGGCGCCCGCACCATCCCGGCGGCCGACTTCCAGGCAGTCACCCCCGACGCCAAGCAGAAGACCCGCTTCGTGCTCATCGACGCCATCGGGGTCACCGAGCACGACTTCGTCGAGCCGCCGCTCAACCGCGAGAAGTCGGTCAGCCTCCAGAAGCTGCTGCAGAAGGCCGCCAACCTGACCATCACCGAAGACGAGACGGCGACCCTCGCATCACGGCTTGCCGCCCTCGAACACCAGTTGACCCCCGAGGAGCGCACCGAGCTCGACTCCGTCGCCGGCGGGTCTGTGCGGAACGTGGTCCGCCATCTCGTCGACGCCGTCGACCCCGACCGTCAAGCCGAAGCCATCGAGGGTGCCGAGGACCCGGACTCCGCTCGTCAGCAGCTGATCATCGACGCCGTGAAGCCACTCGCATCGAACCCCGATCTGCGCGCCCGCATCCTCGAGCTCCGCCGCGTCCACGACCGGGTGGTCGATGAGGTCTCCGCAGACGTCCTGCTCGACGCGTACGGCGTGGTCGACACCAGCAAGGCAACGTCCGTCGTCGAGTCCTGGCGCGAATACCTCAACAAGCATCGAGCTGAGATCACCGCGATCCAGCTCCTCACCGAAGCCAAGGAGCGCCGGATCTCGTTCAGCGATATTAAAGAGCTGGCGGACCGCATCGCCCGACCTCCCTACAACTGGACGCCCGACATCATCTGGAACGCGTACGTCGCCTTGGACCCACAGTTCGCCACCAAGTCCGACCACCGCACGTTGACCGACCTCGTCTCGCTGGTCCGCTTCACCGTCGGGGTCGACGACAAGCTCGTCCCCTACGTCGAACGAGTGCAGGAAAGGTACGCCGCCTGGCTGGCCCAGCAGGAGCAGGCAGGCGTGACGTTCACGGACTCAGAGCGCTGGTGGCTCGACAACATGGTCAAGGTGATCGCGAACTCTGCCGGCATCCGTACGGAGGACCTCGACGACGCCCCCTTCATCGAGCGCGGTGGCACCGACGGCGCCCTGCGCGACCTCGGCGACCGCGCGGCGGAGCTCATCGACGAACTGAATTCGGAGCTCACCGCGTGA
- a CDS encoding DUF3024 domain-containing protein: MALPETDLHRIRLWARERVPEHLWDELKVEADVSDGHVDIVEVRPPWDGVGEHTRFPIARLRYTKLTGLWAIYWRDRNLKFHEYKRKRPTKNVQALLEHIGTSGDPIFWG; this comes from the coding sequence ATGGCACTTCCCGAGACTGATCTGCACCGCATCCGGCTGTGGGCACGTGAGCGGGTGCCCGAGCACCTGTGGGATGAGCTGAAGGTCGAGGCCGACGTCTCTGACGGACACGTCGACATCGTCGAGGTGCGGCCGCCGTGGGACGGCGTCGGCGAACACACCAGGTTCCCGATCGCGCGACTGCGCTACACGAAGTTGACCGGCTTGTGGGCGATCTACTGGCGCGACCGCAACCTGAAGTTCCACGAGTACAAGCGCAAGCGCCCGACCAAGAATGTCCAGGCGCTTCTCGAGCACATCGGAACCAGCGGCGACCCGATCTTCTGGGGGTAG
- the menC gene encoding o-succinylbenzoate synthase — translation MKLTGIELVTVALPLVAPFRTSFGTETEREALLLRVVTDEGEGWGECVAMMEPLYSSEYVAGCVDVLSRFLVPAVAAVEDLTADQVARVLAPVKGHRMAKAALEMGVLDAELRVKDVSFGTALGAARTTVPCGVSVGIMDSVGDLLDAVDRYVAEGYVRVKLKIEPGWDVEPVRAVRERHPDLPLQVDANTAYRRSDARHLAKLDPFDLLLIEQPLDEEDIVGHAQLARTMSTPICLDESIVSARAAADAIALGACSIVNVKPGRVGGYLESRRIHDVCMANDIALWCGGMLETGIGRAANVALAALPGFTLPGDTSASDRYYRTDVTEPFRMDEGHLTVPTGAGLGVTPLPDVLAEVTVRTEWLTW, via the coding sequence ATGAAGCTGACCGGGATCGAGCTGGTGACGGTGGCACTGCCGCTGGTCGCCCCCTTCCGCACGTCGTTCGGCACCGAGACCGAGCGTGAGGCCCTGCTGCTGCGCGTCGTCACCGACGAGGGCGAGGGGTGGGGGGAGTGCGTGGCGATGATGGAGCCGCTGTACTCGTCGGAGTACGTCGCCGGCTGCGTCGACGTGCTCAGCCGGTTCCTGGTGCCGGCGGTCGCCGCCGTCGAGGACCTCACCGCGGACCAGGTCGCCCGGGTGCTGGCCCCGGTCAAGGGACACCGGATGGCCAAGGCCGCCCTCGAGATGGGCGTACTGGACGCCGAGCTGCGGGTGAAGGACGTGTCCTTCGGCACGGCGCTCGGTGCCGCCCGGACGACGGTCCCCTGCGGGGTGTCGGTGGGGATCATGGACTCGGTCGGCGACCTGCTCGACGCCGTGGATCGCTACGTCGCCGAGGGCTACGTGCGGGTCAAGCTCAAGATCGAGCCGGGCTGGGACGTCGAGCCGGTGCGGGCGGTGCGGGAGCGTCACCCCGACCTCCCGCTGCAGGTCGACGCCAACACGGCCTACCGGCGCTCGGACGCACGGCACCTCGCGAAGCTCGACCCGTTCGACCTGCTCCTGATCGAACAGCCCCTCGACGAGGAGGACATCGTCGGTCACGCCCAGCTCGCACGGACGATGAGCACGCCGATCTGCCTCGACGAGTCCATCGTCTCGGCCCGTGCGGCCGCCGACGCGATCGCGCTCGGCGCCTGCTCGATCGTGAACGTCAAGCCCGGCCGGGTCGGTGGCTACCTCGAGTCCCGGCGGATCCATGATGTCTGCATGGCGAACGACATCGCGCTGTGGTGCGGCGGCATGCTCGAGACGGGCATCGGGCGGGCCGCGAACGTGGCACTCGCCGCGCTGCCCGGCTTCACGCTGCCCGGCGACACCTCGGCGTCCGACCGCTACTACCGCACCGACGTCACCGAGCCGTTCCGGATGGACGAGGGCCATCTCACGGTGCCGACCGGAGCGGGACTGGGCGTCACGCCCCTGCCCGACGTGCTGGCCGAGGTCACCGTCCGCACGGAGTGGCTGACGTGGTGA
- a CDS encoding GmrSD restriction endonuclease domain-containing protein, with protein sequence MRAGDELLGAVFNKDHRYVIPIFQRPYVWDEEENWIPLWDDIRKAAESAETQSEGGDDEDAQEYFLGALVTQHRSPIPRRTPTSMVIDGQQRMTTFQVFLAAARRVALEFGALRAADSFAALVRNRVSVDSDHPEDRLKVAPLAHDLRGFEWAVREPDDASSPPNVGHKLVRASLWFEDAVRDWVKESSSASDRLDFLHFAVENRIKVVSIFLDAKDDPQIIFEALNHRGVRLDAADLVKNLLFQMLDRQGDQHLEHELLNDHWSVLDSGHWREEVTTGRIKRVRVDILLAYWLSAQRGEESSVEHLFEDFKRWLRASQARAADVIRDIRVYADTMDRLQRLPMSSPVAQALDRLDATKTTTPWPLILFLHASSEIPEDQAVIGTLAIDSFLMRRAICRMTTKDYNRLFGTLLGAIKAGDVTRAGDLLVAGLASQTAESRIWPDDSAFISGLMNSNLYNDLVRARLRTLLVGLENHLLTSRAEPTLPHRAASKGLTIEHVMPVKWEENWSLPKGVPGSVIERRNNSIHRLGNLTLATQSLNSTLSNQAWSKKRHTLQTHSLARLTTGSILTFPDGVDNFTQDEWVSAWDEDRIGLRELALIRYALMAWPRPADQDADMLDLEAFQVAEASKVAEVSRVAEATRVAGTRTRTDNPVHGDLLPLIVRGLVVPGDRLRHQKVRSGTEFHATVTGSGGLDTSAGHFRAPSPALSKLVGSSRNGWTDWTHVPTGKTLAELREMLRDSLRDGAENDGEDDG encoded by the coding sequence ATGAGAGCCGGAGACGAGCTGCTCGGAGCGGTCTTCAACAAGGACCACCGCTATGTGATCCCGATCTTCCAGCGCCCGTACGTGTGGGACGAGGAGGAGAACTGGATCCCCCTGTGGGACGACATCCGCAAGGCCGCCGAGTCCGCGGAGACGCAGTCGGAGGGGGGAGACGACGAGGACGCTCAGGAGTACTTCCTTGGCGCCCTCGTGACCCAGCATCGCAGCCCGATCCCGCGGCGCACGCCCACTTCCATGGTGATCGACGGACAGCAGCGGATGACGACTTTCCAGGTATTCCTGGCCGCCGCTCGACGTGTGGCCTTGGAGTTCGGAGCACTGCGTGCCGCCGACAGCTTCGCGGCCCTCGTGCGCAACCGGGTGAGCGTCGACAGCGACCATCCAGAGGACCGGCTCAAGGTTGCACCGCTCGCGCATGACTTGCGCGGCTTCGAATGGGCCGTACGCGAGCCTGACGATGCGTCTTCACCACCGAACGTTGGCCACAAGCTCGTTCGGGCATCTCTCTGGTTCGAAGACGCCGTCCGCGACTGGGTCAAGGAATCCTCGTCAGCTAGCGACCGGCTCGACTTCCTCCACTTCGCCGTCGAGAACCGCATCAAGGTGGTCAGCATCTTCCTCGACGCGAAAGACGACCCGCAGATCATCTTCGAAGCCCTCAACCACCGCGGTGTCCGCCTGGACGCTGCCGACCTTGTCAAGAATCTGCTCTTCCAGATGCTTGACCGCCAAGGCGACCAACACCTTGAGCATGAGCTGTTGAACGACCACTGGTCCGTGCTCGATAGCGGGCATTGGCGCGAGGAGGTGACCACAGGCCGCATCAAGCGAGTGCGGGTCGACATCCTCCTGGCCTACTGGCTGAGCGCGCAGCGCGGCGAAGAATCCTCGGTCGAGCACCTCTTCGAGGACTTCAAGCGCTGGTTGCGTGCATCACAGGCGAGAGCCGCCGACGTCATCCGAGATATCCGCGTCTACGCCGACACGATGGACCGGTTGCAGCGACTTCCAATGAGTTCCCCAGTCGCACAGGCTCTCGACCGGTTGGACGCCACGAAGACCACCACGCCGTGGCCTCTGATCCTATTCCTGCATGCCTCTTCCGAGATCCCCGAGGATCAGGCCGTCATCGGCACGCTCGCGATCGACTCGTTCCTCATGCGCCGTGCGATCTGTCGCATGACCACCAAGGACTACAACCGGTTGTTCGGCACCCTCCTGGGCGCGATCAAGGCTGGCGATGTCACCCGCGCCGGAGACCTGCTCGTCGCGGGTCTGGCGAGCCAGACAGCCGAGAGCCGGATCTGGCCGGACGACTCAGCGTTCATCAGCGGGCTGATGAACAGCAACCTCTACAACGATCTCGTGCGCGCCCGCCTGCGCACGCTACTTGTAGGGCTGGAGAACCACCTGCTCACGAGCCGGGCCGAGCCCACCCTGCCTCACCGAGCAGCCAGCAAGGGCCTGACAATCGAACACGTCATGCCGGTGAAATGGGAAGAGAACTGGTCGCTGCCGAAGGGCGTTCCAGGATCGGTGATCGAGAGGCGCAACAACTCGATCCACCGTCTCGGCAACCTGACCCTGGCCACGCAGAGCCTGAACTCAACTCTGAGCAACCAGGCCTGGAGCAAGAAGCGGCACACACTCCAGACCCATAGCCTCGCCCGGCTGACGACCGGGTCGATCCTGACCTTCCCCGACGGTGTCGACAACTTCACCCAGGACGAATGGGTCTCAGCTTGGGACGAGGACCGGATCGGTCTCCGGGAGCTGGCATTGATCAGGTACGCACTCATGGCTTGGCCTCGGCCGGCTGACCAAGACGCCGACATGCTCGACCTGGAGGCCTTCCAGGTCGCAGAAGCCAGCAAGGTCGCGGAAGTCAGTCGGGTTGCGGAAGCCACCCGGGTTGCGGGGACACGTACACGAACGGACAACCCCGTGCACGGCGATCTACTGCCGCTCATCGTGCGCGGGCTGGTGGTACCCGGGGACCGGCTGCGGCATCAGAAGGTGCGATCCGGCACCGAGTTCCATGCCACCGTGACGGGCTCAGGCGGCCTGGACACGTCGGCGGGCCACTTCCGTGCCCCGTCACCTGCCTTGTCGAAACTCGTCGGCAGCTCGCGCAACGGCTGGACTGACTGGACGCATGTCCCGACGGGGAAGACGCTCGCCGAGCTTCGAGAGATGCTCCGCGATTCTCTGAGGGACGGAGCAGAGAACGATGGAGAAGATGATGGATGA
- a CDS encoding prolyl oligopeptidase family serine peptidase — protein MSHPRTRRGDVVEELHGRRIADPYRWLEDPDSAETVDWVDRQNAHAEALLSALPERAWFRARLAEALGQPRAGCPTRAGGRYLVTRNDGTQDQDAWWLADSLDELRAGGRLVLDPDSWSPDGTTSVRDVSVSRDGRVLSAIVSEGGSDWCEVRLLDIDSGQPVIDAPIQTKYAAPTWLPDHRSYVYAAPRRERTMGGTDAEESGPMRVLRHRLGTSESSDEVLVDLPDLPRVVFESLQVSHDERWLLVTFADGTDQRTRVWAFALTDSAGRTAIGPPRKVVDEAVARFEVVRVVGDDLVCSTDLDADRGQVVALDLAAAAPVPRVLVPEAEDQLIGVLAAGDELIAVRLVDAQPCFERHSLDGERLGRLAAPAGALLPYGGLWADPGSEEFFLGISTITRPLQVLRGTVGTDDLEPLDDLVPPGGSYDPPEVTVTRVRAVSRDGTEIPYFHVRRSDHDPARAVPTLVYGYGGFGVPVGADFMPIYPAWLEAGGAIAIANLRGGGEFGTAWYDAGRLAHKQNVFDDFIAVGEHLLASGAADHLVLHGGSNGGLLVAAVLTQRPDLASVVLPAVGVMDLLRFHKFTFGAAWISDYGDPDDPDDFAVALAYSPLHNVRPARYPATMVVTGDHDDRVVPSHSHKFTATLQHAQQGPAPVITRIQRAAGHGAGKALSQVVAESGDMLAFAAHHVGLPR, from the coding sequence ATGAGCCACCCCCGGACGCGCCGCGGGGACGTCGTCGAGGAGCTGCACGGACGACGGATCGCCGATCCCTACCGCTGGCTCGAGGACCCCGACTCCGCCGAGACCGTCGACTGGGTCGACCGGCAGAACGCCCACGCCGAGGCACTCCTCTCCGCCCTTCCCGAGCGGGCCTGGTTCCGTGCCCGGCTCGCCGAGGCCCTCGGCCAGCCGCGCGCCGGGTGCCCGACGAGAGCGGGTGGCCGCTACCTCGTGACCCGCAACGACGGCACCCAGGACCAGGACGCGTGGTGGCTGGCCGACAGCCTCGACGAGCTGCGCGCCGGTGGCCGGCTCGTCCTCGACCCCGACTCGTGGTCGCCCGACGGCACCACGTCCGTGCGCGACGTCAGCGTGAGCCGTGACGGCCGGGTGCTCTCGGCGATCGTCAGCGAGGGCGGCAGCGACTGGTGCGAGGTCCGGCTGCTCGACATCGACAGCGGGCAGCCCGTCATCGACGCACCGATCCAGACCAAGTACGCCGCACCGACCTGGTTGCCCGACCACCGGTCCTACGTCTACGCCGCTCCGCGCCGCGAGCGGACCATGGGTGGCACCGACGCCGAGGAGTCCGGACCGATGCGGGTGCTGCGCCACCGGCTCGGCACGTCGGAGTCGTCCGACGAGGTCCTCGTCGACCTGCCCGACCTGCCGCGGGTGGTCTTCGAGTCCCTGCAGGTCTCCCACGACGAGCGATGGCTGCTCGTGACGTTCGCCGACGGGACCGACCAACGCACCCGGGTGTGGGCGTTCGCGTTGACCGACTCCGCCGGACGCACCGCGATCGGTCCGCCGCGCAAGGTCGTCGACGAGGCCGTGGCCCGCTTCGAGGTGGTCCGCGTCGTCGGTGACGACCTGGTCTGCAGCACGGACCTGGACGCCGACCGCGGGCAGGTCGTCGCGCTCGACCTGGCCGCCGCGGCACCGGTCCCCCGGGTCCTGGTCCCCGAGGCCGAGGACCAGCTGATCGGCGTCCTCGCCGCCGGCGACGAGCTGATCGCCGTACGCCTGGTAGACGCACAGCCGTGCTTCGAGCGCCATTCCCTGGACGGCGAGCGCCTGGGCCGGCTCGCCGCGCCCGCCGGCGCCCTCCTCCCCTACGGCGGCCTGTGGGCCGATCCCGGGAGCGAGGAGTTCTTCCTCGGGATCTCGACGATCACCCGGCCGCTGCAGGTCCTGCGCGGCACCGTCGGCACCGACGACCTCGAGCCGCTGGACGACCTGGTCCCGCCGGGTGGCAGCTACGACCCGCCCGAGGTCACCGTGACGCGCGTGCGGGCGGTGAGCAGGGACGGCACCGAGATCCCCTACTTCCACGTGCGCCGCAGCGACCACGACCCGGCGCGAGCCGTCCCGACGCTGGTCTACGGCTACGGCGGCTTCGGCGTTCCCGTCGGCGCCGACTTCATGCCGATCTACCCGGCCTGGCTCGAGGCCGGCGGTGCGATCGCCATCGCCAACCTGCGCGGCGGCGGCGAGTTCGGCACCGCCTGGTACGACGCCGGCCGGCTCGCCCACAAGCAGAACGTGTTCGACGACTTCATCGCCGTGGGAGAGCACCTCCTGGCGAGCGGCGCCGCCGACCACCTCGTGCTCCACGGCGGCAGCAACGGGGGCCTGCTCGTGGCGGCCGTGCTCACCCAGCGCCCCGACCTGGCGAGCGTGGTCCTGCCCGCCGTCGGGGTGATGGACCTGCTCCGCTTCCACAAGTTCACCTTCGGCGCGGCCTGGATCTCCGACTACGGCGACCCGGACGACCCGGACGACTTCGCCGTCGCCCTGGCGTACTCTCCGCTCCACAACGTGCGGCCGGCACGCTACCCGGCCACGATGGTCGTCACCGGCGACCACGACGACCGGGTCGTGCCGTCGCACAGCCACAAGTTCACGGCGACGCTCCAGCACGCCCAGCAGGGGCCCGCGCCCGTGATCACCCGGATCCAGCGGGCGGCCGGGCACGGCGCTGGCAAGGCGCTGTCCCAGGTGGTCGCCGAGTCGGGCGACATGCTGGCGTTCGCGGCGCACCACGTCGGCCTGCCGCGCTGA
- a CDS encoding restriction endonuclease subunit S, with amino-acid sequence MKDQPGGFPVLRLTSLRNGTIDLQQRKEGAWSRADAERFLVRAGDFLVSRGNGSLDLVGRGGLVAVDPDEVAFPDTMIRVRPDTTRVEPRFLALVWSSPSIRRQIESSARTTAGIYKVNQTGLGAIAVPLPPLQEQRRIVDLLEDHLSRLDAAESYLDAALRRVEMLRWGSVAEAVTRAGGREVRLGDIASVRNGIFVSRPGSEPNGVPILRIGAVRSLSLDLSDLRYSERTEQDLREADGIAQPGDLLFTRYNGNHRFVGACAAVPDDAPVLTYPDKLIRVRVTDDAALSEFVALACSVGAARAEIQASVRTTAGQAGIAGRDLKNVTVTVPDLEAQRAAIRAASESGLAANRLSHELEIAQRRTAALRRSLLAAAFSGRLTRAESDLSAAEEMVNT; translated from the coding sequence GTGAAGGACCAACCCGGCGGATTTCCCGTCCTGCGACTCACTTCTCTGCGCAACGGCACCATCGATTTGCAGCAGCGCAAGGAAGGCGCTTGGAGTCGTGCAGATGCCGAGCGGTTTCTCGTCAGAGCAGGTGACTTCCTCGTTTCCCGAGGAAATGGCAGCCTCGACTTGGTAGGGCGCGGCGGGCTAGTGGCTGTCGATCCCGACGAGGTGGCGTTCCCGGACACCATGATCCGAGTTAGACCGGACACCACGAGGGTCGAGCCCAGATTCCTCGCCCTCGTTTGGTCGTCTCCCAGCATTCGCCGGCAGATCGAGTCGTCTGCTCGAACTACCGCCGGCATCTACAAGGTCAACCAGACTGGCCTGGGCGCCATCGCAGTGCCGCTCCCGCCCCTCCAAGAGCAGCGCCGCATAGTCGACCTCCTGGAAGACCATCTCTCCCGCCTCGACGCCGCCGAGTCATACCTGGATGCAGCGCTCCGGCGCGTCGAGATGCTGAGGTGGGGTTCAGTAGCGGAGGCAGTTACAAGAGCGGGCGGACGAGAAGTTCGGCTCGGCGACATTGCGTCAGTTCGCAATGGCATCTTCGTTTCACGCCCGGGCTCGGAGCCCAACGGTGTGCCGATTCTCCGGATCGGAGCGGTTCGATCCCTGTCGCTCGATTTGAGCGACCTGCGCTACTCGGAGCGCACCGAGCAAGATCTGCGTGAGGCGGATGGGATAGCACAACCAGGCGACCTGCTGTTCACGCGGTACAACGGAAACCATCGATTCGTCGGCGCATGCGCGGCTGTCCCTGACGATGCGCCGGTACTCACATACCCGGACAAGCTGATCCGCGTCCGAGTGACCGACGATGCCGCATTGTCGGAGTTCGTAGCGCTGGCGTGCTCGGTTGGAGCCGCCCGGGCAGAGATCCAGGCATCGGTCCGAACGACGGCGGGGCAGGCTGGTATCGCGGGCCGAGATCTCAAGAACGTGACCGTGACGGTTCCTGATCTCGAAGCACAACGGGCAGCCATCAGGGCGGCCAGCGAGTCCGGGCTCGCGGCAAACCGGCTCTCGCACGAGTTGGAGATCGCCCAACGACGGACTGCCGCCTTGCGCCGATCCCTACTGGCGGCCGCGTTCTCCGGCCGCCTCACCAGGGCCGAGTCCGATCTGTCAGCGGCCGAGGAGATGGTCAACACATGA